The region AACTTTTCTTCACATTCAAGGGAAAGTTCTTAATACTCGTTTGTCCTTTGAGCAACTGCTTCACTCCTCCCTAGAGACAAGGAGCTTCCCGGCTCTCTGCCCATGTTGGGGTGTAACATGCACCGCCTCTAGAAATCAGGGATGATTGTTTGGCATCTTCCCCCTATGCTGTTAGAGGTTGGGTTGGACTGTTTATGCTGGCTGTTTATCCTGGAAGTTTTGATCCCATTACCTTGGGACACTTGGACATTATTGAGCGGGGAGCACGCCTATTTAGCGAAGTCATTGTGGCGATCGCCCACAACCCTCAGAAAAAAGCTCTCTTTAGTGTTGGCCAACGCATTAAGCAAGTGCAGGCGGCCACCAGCCACTTAAAAAATGTGCGAGTGGATACGTTTGATGGTCTGACCGTTGAGTACGCGCGATCGCAGCGGGCAAGGGTTCTTCTGCGGGGGTTGCGGGTGTTGTCAGACTTTGAATACGAGCTTCAGATGTCCCACACCAATAAAAGCCTCTGGCCAGAGATTGAGACAGTGTTCCTCACCACGTCCAATGAGTATAGTTTCTTAAGTAGTAGCTTAGTAAAAGAAATTGCCCGATTTGGCGGTAATGTTCGTCATCTTGTACCAGCCAATGTTGCCAAGGATTTAGAAGCATGCTTTACTCAAACACCGATCCCATCTCAACGACCGCTGGAGTAAACGAGGCCCTTGATGCCCCTTCCGCTGTGCTGCAACTCTTGCAACAACTACAAAAGCTGGAAGAACTCCTGATTCTTGAAGGAACAAAGATTCCGCTGACGGGACGCAAACTCATTGATGAAGAGCAGATCCTTAACCAGCTTACCCAGATTGAAGAGGCGATCCCCGAATCAGTGGAGGCCGCGCAACAGATTCTCAAGCAGCGCGATGAGATTATCAAAAAAGCCCAGTACCGCGCCCAAGAAATTCTTCGTGCTGCAGAGCAACGTGCTGCCCAAATCACTGATGAACTGCGGATTCGCCAGCAGGCAGAACTAGAAGCTCAGAAAATTCGCCAGCAGGTGCAACAAGAGGTGGAGCTTATGCGCCAACGGGCGATCGCGGAAATCAATCTGCTACGGCAAAACACGGAAAAAGAACTAGCCCACCTACGTCAAGTGACTCACCGTGAATGTCAGGAGCGGCAACAGGAAGCGGATGCCTATGCCGATCGCACCCTTGCGGAAATGGAACGGCAACTCAAGGAAATGCTAGCGGTGATTCAAAACGGGCGTCAATACCTCAAGCAGCACCCAGCCCACCGTCAACCTTAGGAAAGTCTCCCACTGCTGTTTGTCAGTGCTTCGATCCGGGGGGCGATCGCCCAGGAGCTCCTACGGCCACCTCGCCCCAACGGAATTGTCACACTAGCGGGTTTTCACAGGCTCTAAGGTAAAGAACGTTTGAAAAATTTGCGTATCCACCTCATTCATTTGCTGCTGCAAGTAATCGAGGAACTCGTGCATGCCTTGACTAATAATTTCATCAATCGTCAAATAGTCCAGTTGCGATCGCAGGCGTCCCAGTTGGCGTTCCACAGGCTGGTGCCAACTCCCCAAGGGAGTCCCTGTAATCCTGTAGAGGGATTTTTCCACCTGCAACAGACAAAAGCGAATTGCGCGCGGAAACTCGCCATCAAGAATCAAAAACTCTGCTACCCCTGCGGGAGTAATCCGATGGGAACCCCGTTTACGGTACATCTCATAGGCACTAGCAGATTTCAGGAGCGCAATCCAGCCCAACTCATCAATGGGCGTACCCACATCTTCCACCGAGGGCAACAGCAGATAGTATTTCACATCGAGAATCCGCGAGGTTTTATCGGCTCGCTCCAGTAACCGTCCCATTTGGCCAAAGTGCCACGCTTCATTGTGGCTCATGGTGCTGTCCATCACGCCAGCAAAAAGATGACTGGCCTGTTTCACTTGTTCCAAAAAGCTGGCAATCTCTAAGCCCTCAGGGGCTTTGGCCGCCTCGCGCACCATTGTGTAGAAGGCATTCACCTGCTGCCACATTTCTGAGGAAATCACCTCGCGAATGGATGTGGCATTCTCCCGTGCCGCCCGCAGACACGAGATGATGGAGTTGGGATAGGTGGTGTCAAAGATGAGGAACTGAATCACATTTTCAGCCGTAGCAGTGCCGTAGTGCTCCTGAAAAAAGGATAAATCCCCCGTTGTTAACACGAGGGGATCCCATTGACTAGAAAGACTCGTGGGCAGATCCAGCAGCATATTCAAGTTGACATCAACAAAACGAGCAATATTCTCTGCCCGCTCAATGTAGCGATTTAACCAATAGACCGCATCGGCAACACGACTTAACATATACTGGCAAGCATTCACTCTC is a window of Thermosynechococcus vestitus BP-1 DNA encoding:
- the coaD gene encoding pantetheine-phosphate adenylyltransferase; the protein is MLAVYPGSFDPITLGHLDIIERGARLFSEVIVAIAHNPQKKALFSVGQRIKQVQAATSHLKNVRVDTFDGLTVEYARSQRARVLLRGLRVLSDFEYELQMSHTNKSLWPEIETVFLTTSNEYSFLSSSLVKEIARFGGNVRHLVPANVAKDLEACFTQTPIPSQRPLE
- a CDS encoding ATP synthase F0 subunit B gives rise to the protein MLYSNTDPISTTAGVNEALDAPSAVLQLLQQLQKLEELLILEGTKIPLTGRKLIDEEQILNQLTQIEEAIPESVEAAQQILKQRDEIIKKAQYRAQEILRAAEQRAAQITDELRIRQQAELEAQKIRQQVQQEVELMRQRAIAEINLLRQNTEKELAHLRQVTHRECQERQQEADAYADRTLAEMERQLKEMLAVIQNGRQYLKQHPAHRQP
- a CDS encoding alpha-E domain-containing protein, with product MLSRVADAVYWLNRYIERAENIARFVDVNLNMLLDLPTSLSSQWDPLVLTTGDLSFFQEHYGTATAENVIQFLIFDTTYPNSIISCLRAARENATSIREVISSEMWQQVNAFYTMVREAAKAPEGLEIASFLEQVKQASHLFAGVMDSTMSHNEAWHFGQMGRLLERADKTSRILDVKYYLLLPSVEDVGTPIDELGWIALLKSASAYEMYRKRGSHRITPAGVAEFLILDGEFPRAIRFCLLQVEKSLYRITGTPLGSWHQPVERQLGRLRSQLDYLTIDEIISQGMHEFLDYLQQQMNEVDTQIFQTFFTLEPVKTR